The genomic window TTTAGTTCAGCATCAGTTTTGAAAGTTAATAATCCATAGGTTAATAATCGAACTCAGGTTATAAAGTTGAAAAGTTAGAATGTTGATGGTACTGAGATTCTCGCATTTATCCAATCTCGATCAGTTTTTCAAAACTAAAAAGCGTAAATTTGCCAATCAAAACATAAGATTTGATATCTAACAAAAGAGCCATATTGCTATCGCTTTGCACCAGTGTTGTATTGATGCTAGCTAAATTTGTAGCCTATTTTATTACCAACTCTAACGCTATTTTAACCGATGCTGCAGAGAGTATTGTAAATGTGCTAGCCAGCGGATTTGCGTTCTACAGCATTTATTTGTCTACCTTACCAAAAGACGAAAATCATCCGTATGGGCACGGTAAAGTAGAGTTTTTTTCTGCCTTTGTAGAGGGGGTACTTATTGGGGTTGCTGGAGTCTTTATTTTAGGTAAATCTATTTACAGCCTTTTTTATGGTAATACCGTTTCAGATTTGTATGATGGTGCTTTAATTATTGGGGCAACAGGCATTGTTAATCTCATTGTTGGTTGGTATTTGATTAGAACTGGTAAGGCAAATAAATCTTTAACCTTAGAAGCCGATGGAAAGCACTTGCTTACTGATGCTATTAGCAGTGCAGGCTTAGTCATTGGAATTATCATCATTCAGCTCACCCAAGTTTTATGGCTAGATAGTTTGATCTCGATTATTTTAGGATTGTACATCCTTTATAACGGTTACAAGCTTACGCGTACATCGGTTGGTGGTTTAATGGATGAAAGTAATTTAGAACTGGTTGAAGAAGTGGTTGCTATTTTACAGCAAAACCGACAACAAAGTTGGATAGATATACACAACCTAAGGGCGCAGCAGTACGGTGCCGACTTGCATATTGATTGCCACGTTACCTTGCCTTATTATTTTGATTTAAACAAAGTTCATCATGAAATTTCGAGTATTGATAAATTGATTAACCAATCCGTTAGTCGACAAACAGAGCTGTTTATTCATGCAGATCCTTGTTTGCCAGCTTGTTGCTACTACTGTAAAATGGAGAACTGTGCTGTTAGAACCGAAGCTTTTAAGGGAGAAATTAATTGGAACATGGAGAACGTGACAAAAAACCAGAAGCATTTTGAAAGATGAGTTATTTTAACGTGAGAGTTTACGGTTTGTTGATAAATGAAGATAGCGAGGTTTTACTTAGCGATGAGTTTGCTGTAGAAAGATATTTTACCAAATTTCCTGGTGGTGGTGTAGAGTTTGGCGAAGGTTTGATTGATGCATTAAAAAGAGAATTTATAGAAGAATGTAATGCGGAGATTGAGGTGCTTAGGCATTTTTACACCACAGATTTTTACGAAAAATCTTCTTTTAATGACAGCCAGGTGCTGAGTATTTATTATTTGGTTAAACCAGTTAAGCCTTTGCAGCTTAATTTTAAATGCAAGGTTTTTGATTTTGATGAAGGAACGAGCCAGTGTTTTAGATGGAAGAAGATTACAGAACTAACAGAAGACGACGTAACTTTTAGAACTGATAAAATTACCGTAAGGTTGTTAAAAGATGAGTTTAAAAAATGATTGAGGATAGCAAATTAGGATATTATTTAGTGCCTGTTTTAAAGATTTGGCTATTTATGTTTTTCCTTTTGCTCTGTACTATCCCGTTTGGTTTGGTATTGCAGTTTAATTTTTTGCCTAGTATATCAACACCAATTGTAAGTGATATTATAGCGCAGTTTAGTTTAGTAACCATTGTTTTGGGAGCGCTGCTAATGGTGTTTAAGGTGTTCCCAGATTTAGACTTCTATCAGGTTTTTATTAAAAGAGCAAGTGCTTTGCCCGAGTTTTTTAAGGGTGTTGCATTAGGTTTGGTGCTGATGTTGCTTTGCGCTTTATTGCTTTACGTCAATGGAAATGTAGTTTTTGAGAAAGCCAACATTTCTGGCGATATGGTTTGTCTGTATTTCCTTTACTTTTTAATGATCTCAGTTTTTGAGGAGTTCTTGTTTAGAAGTTACCCTTTGTTTGCGCTGGCAGAGCGTTATCCCCTCTGGTTTGCTATTTTAGTAAATGGATTGTTGTTTGCCTTTGCGCATTTTGCAAATCCAGGTATTACAGTTTTAGGTGCTTTAAATATTACCTTGGCTGGTATGTTGTTTGCACTTTATACTT from Pedobacter sp. SL55 includes these protein-coding regions:
- a CDS encoding cation diffusion facilitator family transporter; this encodes MISNKRAILLSLCTSVVLMLAKFVAYFITNSNAILTDAAESIVNVLASGFAFYSIYLSTLPKDENHPYGHGKVEFFSAFVEGVLIGVAGVFILGKSIYSLFYGNTVSDLYDGALIIGATGIVNLIVGWYLIRTGKANKSLTLEADGKHLLTDAISSAGLVIGIIIIQLTQVLWLDSLISIILGLYILYNGYKLTRTSVGGLMDESNLELVEEVVAILQQNRQQSWIDIHNLRAQQYGADLHIDCHVTLPYYFDLNKVHHEISSIDKLINQSVSRQTELFIHADPCLPACCYYCKMENCAVRTEAFKGEINWNMENVTKNQKHFER
- a CDS encoding NUDIX domain-containing protein; this encodes MSYFNVRVYGLLINEDSEVLLSDEFAVERYFTKFPGGGVEFGEGLIDALKREFIEECNAEIEVLRHFYTTDFYEKSSFNDSQVLSIYYLVKPVKPLQLNFKCKVFDFDEGTSQCFRWKKITELTEDDVTFRTDKITVRLLKDEFKK
- a CDS encoding CPBP family intramembrane glutamic endopeptidase; this translates as MIEDSKLGYYLVPVLKIWLFMFFLLLCTIPFGLVLQFNFLPSISTPIVSDIIAQFSLVTIVLGALLMVFKVFPDLDFYQVFIKRASALPEFFKGVALGLVLMLLCALLLYVNGNVVFEKANISGDMVCLYFLYFLMISVFEEFLFRSYPLFALAERYPLWFAILVNGLLFAFAHFANPGITVLGALNITLAGMLFALYTLQKRNIAWAVGVHFAWNFTQAVVLGYNLSGNKMSGFVKAVPKGLDYFSGGEFGIEGSVVCTVFLIGSISWLFYSRGFGFSGPSIQEDNETE